From Blastochloris viridis, one genomic window encodes:
- a CDS encoding Tex family protein, which translates to MPATITARIAAELAVRPQQVEAAVGLLDGGSTVPFVARYRKEATGGLDDAQLRTLEERLTYLRELDARREAVLTEIRSQDKLTPELEAAIQAADTKATLEDLYLPYRPKRRTKAQIAREAGLEPLAELLLAHPDRDPAAQAAPFVDADRKVADAAAALEGARAILVERFSETADLVGSLREEMWGRGRLIAKVRDGKATEGVKYSDYFDVADPLPKLPAHRILAMFRGEKEEILDVSIVPEPPAEADVKGPSDYERRIAARFDISDRGRPGDRWLIDTVRFAWRTRLQHQLAVDLRMRLREMAEAEAARVFAANLRALLLAAPAGQRATLGLDPGYRTGVKVAVVDATGKVVDTATIYPHEPQRRWDEALAVLAALVKKHKVELVAIGNGTASRETEKLAADLIKLKPDLQLIKAVVSEAGASVYSASAYASQELPELDVTLRGAVSIARRLQDPLAELVKIDPKSIGVGQYQHDVDAHQLARSLDAVVEDCVNGVGVDLNTASVPLLARVSGLTESLARNIVVYRDSNGAFTSRTKLREVPRLGPKAFEQCAGFLRIRDGEDPLDASGVHPEAYDVVRRILKATGKPAKALIGDEITLRGLKPQAFADDRFGVPTVSDILRELEKPGRDPRPSFKTATFQEGVEKLSDLKPGMILEGTVTNVAAFGAFVDIGVHQDGLVHVSAMSKTFVKDPSTIAKPGDVVKVKVLSCDLARKRVSLTMRLDDPLPDAASSPAAGGGRPAPAGQRPRRDQRQEAPSSGGGALAEAMARAAAQRDAGKRTR; encoded by the coding sequence ATGCCCGCAACCATCACCGCCCGCATCGCCGCCGAACTCGCCGTCCGCCCCCAACAGGTCGAGGCCGCGGTCGGGCTGCTCGACGGCGGCTCGACCGTGCCGTTCGTTGCCCGCTACCGCAAGGAGGCGACCGGCGGCCTCGACGACGCCCAGCTGCGCACGCTGGAGGAGCGGCTGACCTACCTGCGCGAGCTCGACGCCCGGCGCGAGGCGGTGCTGACCGAGATCCGCTCCCAGGACAAGCTGACGCCCGAGCTGGAGGCGGCGATCCAGGCCGCCGACACCAAGGCGACGCTGGAAGACCTCTATCTGCCGTATCGGCCCAAGCGCCGCACCAAGGCCCAGATCGCCCGCGAGGCCGGGCTGGAGCCGCTCGCCGAGCTGCTGCTTGCCCACCCCGACCGCGACCCCGCCGCCCAGGCCGCGCCGTTCGTCGATGCCGACAGGAAGGTGGCCGATGCGGCGGCGGCGCTGGAAGGCGCCCGCGCCATCCTGGTCGAGCGCTTCAGCGAGACGGCGGATCTGGTGGGCAGCTTGCGCGAGGAGATGTGGGGGCGCGGCCGCCTCATCGCCAAGGTGCGCGACGGCAAGGCCACCGAGGGTGTCAAGTATTCCGACTATTTCGACGTCGCCGACCCGCTGCCCAAGCTGCCGGCGCACCGCATCCTGGCGATGTTCCGCGGCGAGAAGGAGGAGATCCTCGACGTCTCGATCGTTCCGGAGCCGCCGGCCGAGGCCGACGTCAAGGGGCCGAGCGACTATGAGCGGCGCATCGCCGCCCGCTTCGACATTTCCGACCGCGGCCGCCCGGGCGATCGCTGGCTCATCGACACCGTGCGCTTTGCCTGGCGCACCCGGTTGCAGCACCAGCTTGCGGTCGATCTCAGGATGCGCCTGCGTGAGATGGCGGAGGCCGAGGCGGCGCGGGTGTTCGCCGCCAACCTGCGCGCGCTCCTGCTCGCCGCCCCGGCCGGACAGCGCGCGACGCTCGGGCTCGATCCCGGCTACCGCACCGGCGTCAAGGTCGCGGTGGTCGATGCGACCGGCAAGGTGGTCGACACCGCCACCATCTACCCGCACGAGCCGCAGCGGCGCTGGGACGAGGCGCTGGCGGTGCTGGCGGCCTTGGTGAAGAAGCACAAGGTCGAGCTGGTCGCCATCGGCAACGGCACCGCCTCGCGCGAGACCGAGAAGCTCGCGGCCGACCTGATCAAGCTCAAGCCCGATCTTCAGCTCATCAAGGCGGTGGTGTCGGAGGCGGGCGCCTCGGTCTATTCGGCCTCGGCCTACGCCTCGCAGGAGCTGCCGGAGCTCGACGTCACCCTGCGCGGCGCGGTGTCGATCGCCCGCCGCCTGCAGGATCCGCTGGCCGAACTCGTCAAGATCGACCCCAAGTCGATCGGCGTCGGCCAGTATCAGCACGACGTCGACGCCCACCAACTCGCCCGCTCGCTCGACGCGGTGGTGGAGGATTGCGTCAACGGCGTCGGCGTCGACCTCAACACCGCCTCGGTGCCGCTGCTGGCGCGGGTGTCCGGCCTCACCGAGTCGCTGGCCCGCAACATCGTGGTCTATCGCGACTCCAACGGCGCCTTCACCTCACGGACGAAGCTGCGCGAGGTCCCGCGGCTTGGCCCCAAGGCGTTCGAGCAGTGCGCCGGCTTCCTGCGCATCCGCGACGGCGAGGACCCGCTCGACGCCTCCGGCGTTCATCCTGAAGCCTATGACGTGGTGCGCCGCATCCTGAAAGCCACCGGCAAGCCGGCGAAGGCGCTGATCGGCGACGAGATCACGCTGCGCGGGCTGAAGCCCCAGGCGTTCGCCGACGATCGCTTCGGCGTGCCGACGGTGTCCGATATCCTGCGCGAACTGGAAAAGCCCGGCCGCGACCCGCGGCCCTCGTTCAAGACCGCCACCTTCCAGGAGGGCGTCGAGAAGCTGTCGGACTTGAAGCCCGGCATGATCCTGGAAGGCACGGTGACCAACGTCGCCGCGTTCGGCGCCTTCGTCGACATCGGCGTCCATCAGGACGGCTTGGTGCACGTCTCGGCGATGTCGAAGACCTTCGTCAAGGACCCCTCGACCATCGCCAAGCCCGGCGACGTGGTGAAGGTGAAGGTGCTGTCGTGCGACCTTGCCCGGAAGCGCGTCTCGCTGACCATGCGGCTGGACGATCCGCTGCCCGATGCGGCGAGTTCGCCCGCCGCCGGCGGCGGCCGGCCGGCGCCGGCCGGGCAGCGCCCGCGCCGCGACCAGCGCCAGGAGGCGCCATCCTCGGGCGGCGGCGCGCTGGCCGAGGCGATGGCCCGCGCGGCGGCCCAGCGCGACGCCGGCAAGCGGACGCGGTGA
- the metZ gene encoding O-succinylhomoserine sulfhydrylase, with protein MQTPAPLLDELHPETRLVHGGALRSQFGETSETLFLTQGFVYDRAETAEARFKNEDPGFQYTRYGNPTVAMFESRLAEFEGAELCCATATGMAAVHGALVGLLAAGDHVVAPRLMFGACRWIIEDFLPRFGVASTLVDGTDLDQWRAAMRPNTKVLFLESPANPTLVVMDIAAIAEIAHDAGAYLVIDNVFATPVFQKPLTLGADVVVYSATKHIDGQGRCMGGAILGARKLLEEKIQPFLRMSGPTLSPFNAWVLLKSLETLPLRVERQTANAAKVADALALLPGVKRVLFPGRADHPQAELVARQMLGPSNMVAFEVEGGKAGAFAFLNALQLICISNNLGDAKSLITHPTTTTHSRLTPEERAALGIADGMLRLSVGLEHAGDLIADLTRAAGVL; from the coding sequence ATGCAGACGCCCGCGCCCCTTCTCGACGAACTTCACCCCGAAACCCGGCTTGTCCACGGCGGAGCCCTGCGCTCGCAGTTCGGCGAGACCTCGGAGACGCTGTTCCTGACCCAGGGCTTTGTCTACGACCGCGCCGAGACCGCCGAGGCGCGGTTCAAGAACGAGGACCCCGGCTTCCAGTACACCCGCTACGGCAATCCCACCGTGGCGATGTTCGAGAGCCGGCTGGCGGAATTCGAGGGCGCGGAGCTGTGCTGCGCCACCGCCACCGGCATGGCTGCCGTGCACGGCGCGTTGGTGGGCCTGCTCGCCGCTGGCGACCATGTGGTGGCACCACGGCTGATGTTCGGCGCCTGCCGCTGGATCATCGAGGATTTCCTGCCCCGGTTCGGCGTGGCCTCCACCCTGGTCGACGGCACCGACCTTGACCAGTGGCGCGCCGCGATGCGGCCCAACACCAAGGTGCTGTTCCTGGAGAGCCCGGCCAACCCGACGCTGGTGGTGATGGACATCGCCGCCATCGCCGAGATCGCGCACGATGCCGGCGCCTATCTGGTGATCGACAACGTGTTCGCCACGCCGGTCTTCCAGAAGCCGCTCACGCTCGGCGCCGACGTGGTGGTGTATTCCGCCACCAAGCATATCGACGGCCAGGGCCGCTGCATGGGCGGCGCCATCCTCGGCGCGCGCAAGCTGCTGGAGGAAAAAATCCAGCCGTTCCTGCGCATGAGCGGGCCGACGCTGTCGCCGTTCAACGCCTGGGTGCTGTTGAAGAGCCTGGAGACGCTGCCGCTGCGGGTCGAGCGCCAGACGGCGAACGCCGCCAAGGTCGCCGACGCCCTGGCGCTGCTGCCGGGCGTGAAGCGGGTGCTGTTTCCGGGCCGCGCCGACCATCCGCAGGCCGAACTGGTCGCCCGGCAGATGCTGGGGCCATCGAACATGGTGGCGTTCGAGGTCGAAGGCGGCAAGGCCGGTGCGTTCGCCTTCCTAAACGCCCTGCAACTGATCTGCATCTCCAACAATCTCGGCGATGCCAAGAGCCTGATCACCCACCCGACCACCACCACCCACTCGCGGCTCACGCCGGAGGAGCGCGCCGCGCTCGGCATCGCCGACGGCATGCTCCGGCTGTCGGTCGGCCTCGAGCACGCAGGCGATCTGATTGCCGATCTGACGCGGGCGGCCGGGGTGCTGTGA
- a CDS encoding L,D-transpeptidase — translation MTRTAWICCALVLASGAPAWAQPGFAGPAVIYAPETAAQRAGPAGARWRAGMAAVYQPDFAPGVVPVASRQDDGDFGGGFIEFLFTGRGNPAPLPRPDYTRPWTPQPSRPERQSYSRTAAVERDYGFDPRYERQWVEYDGSHAPGTVVIDTSNRFLFLVQSDGRAIRYGVGVGRPGFAWNGIKEITAKREWPDWRPPPEMLRRRPDLPSYMAGGPANPLGARAMYLGSTMYRIHGSNEPETIGHAVSSGCIRMRNEDVIDLYERVKVGTRVVVL, via the coding sequence ATGACGAGAACAGCATGGATATGTTGCGCGCTGGTGCTGGCCAGCGGCGCGCCGGCATGGGCCCAGCCCGGCTTCGCCGGACCGGCGGTGATCTACGCCCCTGAAACAGCGGCGCAACGCGCCGGTCCGGCGGGGGCACGCTGGCGCGCGGGCATGGCCGCCGTCTACCAGCCCGACTTCGCGCCAGGTGTGGTGCCGGTGGCGTCGCGGCAGGACGATGGCGATTTCGGCGGCGGCTTCATCGAGTTCCTGTTCACCGGCCGCGGCAACCCGGCACCGCTGCCGCGCCCGGACTACACCCGGCCGTGGACGCCGCAGCCCTCGCGGCCGGAGCGGCAGTCCTACAGCCGCACCGCGGCGGTGGAGCGCGACTATGGTTTCGACCCGCGCTATGAACGCCAGTGGGTCGAGTACGATGGCTCGCACGCGCCCGGCACGGTGGTGATCGACACCTCCAACCGCTTCCTGTTCCTGGTGCAATCGGACGGCAGGGCGATCCGCTACGGCGTCGGCGTCGGCCGGCCCGGATTTGCCTGGAACGGCATCAAGGAAATCACCGCCAAGCGCGAATGGCCGGACTGGCGGCCGCCGCCGGAGATGCTGCGTCGGCGGCCCGATTTGCCGAGCTACATGGCCGGCGGCCCGGCCAACCCGCTCGGCGCCCGCGCGATGTATCTTGGCTCGACGATGTACCGCATTCACGGCTCCAACGAGCCGGAGACCATCGGCCACGCGGTATCGTCGGGCTGCATCCGCATGCGCAACGAGGACGTCATCGACCTTTACGAACGCGTCAAGGTCGGAACCAGGGTGGTGGTGCTTTAA
- the treY gene encoding malto-oligosyltrehalose synthase — translation MPPAIPLATYRLQLSAACDFDAAARLVPYLKALGISHLYVSPILTARKGSRHGYDIVDHNQLNPELGGAAGFETLSAALRAADIGLLVDIVPNHMGVGYADNAWWLDVLEWGPRSPHAASFDIEWTTLPFRASSGVLLPILGASYGTALEQGDLKLRFDAAEGSFSIWYFDHRLPVRPDRYADILATVVAAAKAEREPAGRTLLDLAEHHRAPGTPTREAAPALKAALAAVAGGAAVIERGLAAYRPTAGHPARTQRLHRLLERQHYRVANWRMAFTDINYRRFFDINDLAGLRTEDPTTFADTHRLIARLIAEGHIHGLRLDHIDGLADPVQYARRLGRLVRSAHAGRSRAPFYIVAEKILAEDEAMPPLPGVAGTTGYDALDLIQRALVNGEGFATLDTLHRAMTANAAPFPDMAREAKALVLDSILASEFVVLVHLLARIAAGHWKTRDFTFERLKAALRAVIVRFPVYRTYIAGAVSAADRACILNAIEEARASWFGPDAEIFDVLRGVLTLDIVAAGRSGYSRARVRHFVTKLQQLTGPVMAKAVEDTAFYRHHRLLALNEVGSGPDRPALPAPAFHDAVKARATYPHAMTATATHDTKRGEDARMRILALADIAGDWAVAVRHWRSLNARLVEPGVGPTPAHEYMLYQALIGAWPADGAPDGTFLDRMQTYAVKALREGKAESSWAMPNARYEAATAAFLAGMLDPAQSAAFLDRFAAFAARTARLGALNSLAQLALKATLPGVPDFYQGTETWDLSLVDPDNRRPVEFGQLADLLQAMPGGPPAAPSADPRLDRRTKFVATRQLLAWRAERAAIYTSGAYQPLAVSGPDAGHLIAFARTLRRAADIVVVARHLAAFTDGGRLWPDFKQLKATIHCEGLLPQRVVLGGTVTAPRDAIAANALLGPLPFAVVTALRVGEAASEPAPPLALPA, via the coding sequence ATGCCCCCCGCCATCCCGCTCGCCACCTATCGCCTGCAGCTGTCGGCCGCGTGCGACTTCGACGCCGCGGCGCGGCTGGTGCCCTACCTCAAGGCGCTCGGCATCTCGCACCTCTACGTCTCGCCGATCCTGACGGCGCGCAAGGGCAGCCGCCACGGCTACGACATCGTCGACCACAACCAGCTCAATCCCGAGCTCGGCGGCGCGGCCGGCTTCGAGACGCTGTCGGCGGCGCTGCGCGCGGCCGACATTGGGCTGCTGGTCGACATCGTGCCCAACCACATGGGCGTCGGCTACGCCGACAACGCCTGGTGGCTCGACGTGCTGGAATGGGGTCCGCGCTCGCCGCACGCGGCCTCGTTCGACATCGAGTGGACGACGCTGCCGTTCCGCGCCTCCAGCGGCGTGCTGCTGCCAATCCTCGGCGCCTCCTACGGCACGGCGCTGGAACAGGGCGACCTCAAGCTGCGCTTCGACGCCGCCGAAGGCTCGTTCTCGATCTGGTATTTCGACCACCGCCTGCCGGTGCGGCCCGACCGCTACGCCGACATCCTCGCCACCGTGGTGGCGGCGGCGAAGGCCGAGCGCGAGCCGGCCGGCCGGACGCTGCTCGACCTCGCCGAGCACCACCGCGCGCCCGGAACGCCGACGCGCGAGGCGGCGCCCGCCCTCAAGGCCGCGCTCGCCGCGGTGGCGGGCGGCGCGGCGGTGATCGAGCGCGGCCTAGCCGCCTACCGCCCCACCGCCGGCCATCCGGCGCGGACCCAGCGGCTGCACCGGCTGCTGGAGCGCCAGCACTATCGCGTCGCCAACTGGCGGATGGCGTTCACCGACATCAACTACCGCCGCTTCTTCGACATCAACGACCTTGCCGGGCTGCGAACCGAGGACCCCACCACCTTTGCCGACACCCACCGGCTGATCGCGCGGCTGATCGCGGAGGGCCACATCCACGGCCTGCGCCTCGACCACATCGACGGGCTGGCCGACCCGGTGCAATACGCCCGCCGGCTGGGGCGGCTGGTGCGCTCCGCCCACGCCGGCCGCAGCCGCGCGCCGTTCTACATCGTCGCCGAAAAGATCCTGGCCGAGGACGAGGCGATGCCGCCGCTGCCCGGCGTCGCCGGCACCACCGGCTATGACGCGCTCGACCTGATCCAGCGCGCGCTGGTGAACGGCGAGGGGTTCGCCACCCTCGACACGCTGCACCGCGCGATGACGGCCAATGCCGCGCCGTTCCCCGACATGGCGCGCGAGGCCAAGGCGCTGGTGCTCGACTCGATCCTGGCCAGCGAATTCGTGGTGCTGGTGCACCTTCTCGCCCGCATCGCCGCCGGCCACTGGAAGACCCGCGACTTCACCTTCGAGCGGCTGAAGGCGGCGCTGCGCGCCGTCATCGTGCGCTTTCCGGTCTACCGCACCTATATCGCCGGCGCGGTGTCGGCGGCCGACCGCGCCTGCATCCTCAACGCCATCGAGGAGGCCCGCGCCAGCTGGTTCGGCCCCGACGCCGAGATTTTCGACGTCCTGCGCGGGGTGCTGACGCTCGACATCGTCGCCGCCGGCCGCAGCGGCTACAGCCGGGCGCGGGTGCGCCACTTCGTCACCAAGCTGCAGCAGCTCACCGGGCCGGTGATGGCGAAGGCGGTGGAGGACACCGCGTTCTACCGCCACCACCGCCTGCTGGCGCTGAACGAGGTCGGATCGGGTCCCGACCGGCCGGCGCTGCCCGCGCCGGCGTTCCACGACGCCGTCAAGGCCCGCGCCACCTATCCCCACGCCATGACGGCGACGGCAACCCACGACACCAAGCGCGGCGAGGACGCCCGGATGCGCATCCTCGCCCTCGCCGACATCGCCGGCGACTGGGCGGTGGCGGTGCGGCACTGGCGTTCGCTCAACGCGCGGCTGGTCGAGCCCGGCGTCGGCCCCACCCCCGCCCACGAATACATGCTCTATCAGGCGCTGATCGGCGCCTGGCCCGCCGACGGCGCGCCGGACGGCACCTTCCTCGACCGCATGCAGACCTACGCCGTGAAGGCGCTGCGCGAGGGCAAGGCGGAATCGAGCTGGGCAATGCCGAACGCCCGCTACGAGGCGGCGACCGCGGCGTTCCTGGCCGGCATGCTCGATCCGGCGCAATCCGCCGCGTTCCTCGACCGCTTCGCCGCGTTCGCGGCGCGGACCGCCCGGCTTGGCGCGCTCAATTCACTGGCCCAGCTCGCGCTCAAGGCGACCTTGCCGGGCGTGCCGGATTTCTACCAGGGCACCGAGACCTGGGACCTGTCGCTGGTCGACCCCGACAACCGCCGCCCGGTCGAGTTCGGCCAGCTCGCCGACCTTTTGCAGGCGATGCCGGGCGGGCCGCCCGCGGCGCCGTCGGCCGACCCCCGCCTCGACCGCCGGACCAAATTCGTCGCGACCCGGCAACTGCTGGCCTGGCGCGCGGAACGGGCGGCGATCTACACCAGCGGCGCCTACCAGCCGCTGGCGGTGTCGGGCCCCGACGCCGGCCACCTGATCGCCTTCGCCCGCACGCTGCGCCGCGCCGCCGACATCGTCGTCGTCGCCCGCCATCTCGCCGCCTTCACCGACGGCGGCCGGCTCTGGCCGGACTTCAAGCAGCTGAAGGCGACCATCCATTGCGAGGGCCTGCTGCCCCAACGCGTGGTGCTGGGTGGCACGGTGACGGCGCCGCGCGATGCCATCGCGGCGAACGCGCTGCTCGGGCCGCTGCCGTTCGCGGTGGTCACCGCGCTGCGGGTCGGCGAGGCGGCGAGCGAGCCGGCGCCGCCACTGGCACTGCCGGCGTGA
- a CDS encoding NAD(P)/FAD-dependent oxidoreductase, translated as MRVDVAVLGAGIVGSSVAAHLAMRGVRTALIDRREPGRETSFGNAGLIEPSGVVPLGFPRDPAVLVKAVLGTLPQVNLHLSALPALAPFLWRYWRQSSQAGRRRSAAALFPLLSRAVAAHRELLDKAGAGHLLHPTGFYRLYRSPRTFEHHFAFESQVEASYGFSYQIMSPDEVAAREPAIRPVYHKAVWWKDSVAVRSPGEAVTAIAGLAARQGAALLRGDARTLSRSGGGFRVETAEGEVEADTVVVALGPWSTDLTEQFGLRLPFAVKRGYHMHFEPGGGAMLTTPLVDIDGGYFLAPMPRGLRLTTGVEFARRDAPPTPVQIARTRPMASELVPLGAALDPEPWLGRRPCLPDSLPVIGRLKRAENVVLAFGHQHLGLTMGPITGRLVADIITGAAPVVDPEPYRPERFA; from the coding sequence GTGCGTGTGGATGTGGCGGTGCTGGGGGCGGGAATCGTCGGGTCGTCGGTGGCGGCCCATCTGGCGATGCGCGGCGTCAGGACGGCGCTGATCGACCGGCGGGAGCCCGGCCGGGAGACCTCGTTCGGCAATGCCGGGCTGATCGAGCCGTCGGGCGTGGTGCCGCTTGGCTTCCCGCGCGACCCGGCGGTGCTGGTCAAGGCGGTGCTCGGCACGCTGCCGCAGGTCAATCTCCACCTGTCCGCCCTGCCCGCGCTGGCGCCGTTCCTGTGGCGCTACTGGCGACAATCGTCCCAGGCTGGGCGGCGGCGCTCGGCGGCGGCGCTGTTTCCGCTGTTGTCGCGGGCGGTGGCGGCCCACCGCGAACTGCTGGACAAGGCCGGCGCCGGCCACCTGCTGCACCCGACCGGGTTCTACCGGCTCTACCGCTCGCCGAGGACCTTCGAGCACCATTTCGCCTTCGAGAGCCAGGTCGAGGCCAGCTACGGCTTCAGCTACCAGATCATGTCGCCCGACGAGGTGGCGGCGCGCGAGCCGGCGATCCGGCCGGTCTACCACAAGGCGGTGTGGTGGAAGGACTCGGTGGCGGTGCGCTCCCCCGGCGAGGCGGTGACCGCGATCGCCGGCCTTGCCGCCCGCCAAGGCGCGGCGCTGCTGCGCGGCGACGCCCGCACCCTCAGCCGCAGCGGCGGCGGCTTCCGGGTCGAGACCGCCGAGGGCGAGGTCGAGGCCGACACCGTGGTGGTGGCGCTGGGGCCGTGGTCGACCGACCTCACCGAGCAATTCGGGCTGAGGCTGCCGTTCGCGGTCAAGCGCGGCTACCACATGCATTTCGAGCCCGGCGGCGGCGCGATGCTGACCACCCCGCTGGTCGACATCGACGGCGGCTATTTCCTGGCGCCGATGCCGCGGGGCCTGCGCCTCACCACCGGCGTCGAGTTCGCCCGCCGCGACGCTCCGCCGACCCCGGTGCAGATCGCGCGCACCCGGCCGATGGCCAGCGAACTGGTGCCGCTCGGCGCCGCGCTCGACCCCGAGCCGTGGCTGGGCCGGCGGCCGTGCCTGCCCGACTCGCTGCCGGTCATCGGACGCCTCAAGCGGGCGGAGAACGTGGTGCTCGCGTTCGGCCACCAGCACCTCGGCCTGACCATGGGGCCGATCACCGGGCGGCTGGTCGCCGACATCATCACCGGGGCGGCGCCGGTGGTCGACCCCGAGCCCTACCGTCCCGAGCGGTTCGCGTAA
- a CDS encoding HdeD family acid-resistance protein, which produces MSSSPTTSPLPGEQPAIGRTKSAVLAENWWAVAIRGLAAIIFGVLAFMLPVATILSLLLFFAAYAVVNGVFAIVAAVRAASSSERWGSLLLEGLVSIAGGAIVVLWPGITVDAFVLLVAAWALLTGCLAIAAALRLEIDHGRWWLVLGGVASLLYGVLLILAPFLGAVVMTWWLGAYAFVFGVTQIILALKLRDQRRGAH; this is translated from the coding sequence ATGTCTTCTTCCCCGACCACTAGCCCGCTGCCGGGCGAGCAGCCCGCGATCGGACGCACCAAGAGCGCCGTGCTGGCCGAGAACTGGTGGGCCGTCGCGATCCGCGGCCTCGCGGCCATCATCTTCGGCGTGTTGGCGTTCATGCTGCCGGTCGCCACCATCCTGTCGCTGCTGCTGTTCTTCGCGGCGTACGCGGTGGTCAACGGCGTGTTCGCCATCGTCGCGGCCGTGCGCGCCGCGAGCAGCAGCGAACGCTGGGGCTCGCTGCTGCTGGAGGGCTTGGTCAGCATCGCCGGCGGTGCCATCGTGGTGCTGTGGCCCGGCATCACCGTCGATGCGTTCGTGCTGCTGGTGGCGGCGTGGGCGCTGCTGACCGGCTGCCTTGCCATCGCGGCTGCGCTCCGGCTGGAGATCGACCACGGCAGATGGTGGCTGGTCCTCGGCGGCGTGGCGTCGCTGCTCTATGGCGTGCTGCTGATCCTGGCGCCGTTCCTCGGCGCGGTGGTGATGACGTGGTGGCTCGGCGCCTATGCGTTCGTTTTCGGCGTCACCCAGATCATCCTGGCGCTGAAGCTGCGCGACCAGCGGCGCGGCGCCCACTGA
- the treZ gene encoding malto-oligosyltrehalose trehalohydrolase encodes MTSHVLPADFRSRHRVMPLGAELVPGGVDVRVWAPRPSAITLVMGGTELPLIDDGNGYRWALAPFGRAGSRYGFRIDGDAKILPDPASRWQPNGPHGLSAVVDPTAFGWHDHDWRGVTAADRVVYELHLGTFTAEGTFRAAIDKLPLLAEVGVTVIELMPVAEFPGRFGWGYDGVNLFAPFHRYGTPDDLRALVDAAHGLGLAVILDVVYNHLGPDGNYLPLFSAGYFTDRYDNEWGDAVNFDGEGSAEVRTFVCANAAYWVREFHFDGLRLDATQQIFDASPRNIIAELAAAAREAGGGRTVFVVAENEPQDATLVRPEAAGGYGVDAIWNEDFHHAARVALTGVREGYYSDYAGSARELLACVRHGFLYQGQRSTWQSNPRGAPALDLAPHARVNFLENHDQVANSATGARLARLTDARKLRAMTALALLAPGTPMLFQGQEFFATTPFRYFADHVPELAAATAAGRRAFLTQFPSTVGIALDPPHAEATFRASVLDWAERARNAAAVRLHRDLLELRRTDAVLSRPLALDGATLTEHALLVRFTGEREERLALFNFGADLAPQVVPEPLLAPPAGGPWRLLWSSEDPAYGGGGSRPPVEADGVWFIQGHAAAVLTAPR; translated from the coding sequence GTGACCTCGCACGTCCTGCCAGCCGACTTTCGCTCCCGCCACCGCGTCATGCCGCTCGGCGCCGAACTCGTGCCGGGCGGCGTCGACGTCCGGGTGTGGGCGCCGCGGCCGAGCGCGATCACGCTGGTGATGGGCGGCACCGAACTGCCGCTTATCGACGACGGAAACGGCTACCGCTGGGCGCTGGCGCCGTTCGGTCGCGCCGGCTCGCGCTACGGCTTTCGCATCGACGGCGACGCCAAGATCCTGCCCGACCCCGCCTCGCGCTGGCAGCCGAACGGGCCGCACGGCCTGAGCGCGGTGGTCGATCCCACCGCGTTCGGCTGGCACGATCACGACTGGCGCGGCGTGACGGCGGCGGACCGCGTCGTCTACGAGCTGCACCTTGGCACCTTCACGGCCGAGGGCACTTTTCGCGCCGCGATCGACAAGCTGCCGCTGCTGGCCGAGGTCGGCGTTACGGTGATCGAGCTGATGCCGGTGGCGGAGTTTCCCGGCCGGTTCGGCTGGGGTTATGACGGCGTCAACCTGTTCGCGCCGTTCCACCGCTACGGCACGCCGGACGACCTGCGCGCGCTGGTCGACGCCGCGCACGGCCTTGGCCTCGCCGTCATCCTCGACGTGGTCTACAATCATCTCGGCCCCGACGGGAATTACCTGCCGCTGTTCTCGGCCGGCTACTTCACCGACCGCTACGACAACGAGTGGGGCGACGCCGTCAATTTCGACGGCGAGGGCAGCGCCGAGGTGCGCACCTTCGTGTGCGCGAATGCGGCCTATTGGGTGCGCGAGTTTCACTTCGACGGCCTGCGGCTCGACGCCACCCAGCAGATCTTCGACGCCTCGCCGCGCAATATCATCGCCGAGCTGGCCGCGGCGGCGCGCGAAGCCGGCGGCGGCCGCACCGTGTTCGTGGTCGCCGAGAACGAGCCGCAGGACGCCACCTTGGTGCGGCCGGAAGCCGCCGGCGGCTATGGCGTCGATGCGATCTGGAACGAGGATTTCCACCACGCCGCGCGGGTTGCCCTCACCGGCGTCCGCGAGGGCTACTATTCCGACTATGCCGGCTCGGCTCGCGAACTGCTGGCCTGCGTCCGCCACGGCTTCCTCTACCAGGGCCAGCGCTCGACCTGGCAGAGCAACCCGCGCGGCGCACCGGCGCTCGACCTTGCGCCGCACGCCCGCGTCAATTTCCTGGAGAACCACGACCAGGTCGCCAATTCCGCCACCGGGGCGCGGCTCGCCCGCCTCACCGACGCGCGCAAGCTGCGCGCCATGACCGCGCTGGCGCTGCTGGCGCCCGGCACGCCGATGCTGTTCCAGGGCCAGGAGTTCTTCGCGACCACGCCGTTCCGCTATTTCGCCGATCACGTGCCCGAGCTCGCAGCGGCGACGGCGGCGGGCAGGCGCGCGTTCCTGACGCAGTTTCCCAGCACCGTCGGCATCGCGCTCGACCCGCCGCACGCGGAGGCGACCTTCCGCGCCTCGGTGCTCGACTGGGCCGAGCGCGCGCGCAACGCCGCCGCGGTGCGGCTCCATCGCGACCTGCTGGAGCTGCGCCGCACCGATGCCGTGCTGTCGCGCCCGCTCGCGCTCGACGGCGCGACGCTGACCGAGCACGCGCTGCTGGTGCGGTTCACCGGCGAGCGCGAGGAACGGCTGGCGCTGTTCAATTTCGGCGCCGACCTCGCGCCGCAGGTCGTGCCCGAGCCGCTGCTGGCGCCGCCGGCCGGCGGACCGTGGCGGCTGCTGTGGTCGAGCGAGGACCCCGCCTATGGCGGCGGCGGCAGCCGGCCGCCGGTCGAGGCGGACGGCGTCTGGTTCATCCAGGGCCACGCTGCCGCCGTTCTCACCGCGCCGCGCTGA